A stretch of DNA from Catenulispora acidiphila DSM 44928:
CGGGAAGGTCTTCGGCGCGACGTTCGCATGGGCCGGGACCGCCAAAGAAGTGGCGGCGGCGAGGGCTGTCGCGGCGGCTGCCGTGAACTTCTTTGCGGACACCTTTGCTTCTCCCCTGGGTAGATCTGGGTCCTGCGATCCGACGTGCCAGCTTATCCATCTGGTGTCTTGGGGTCCACCCTGTGCTAGCCGATGGTTGCCAACGGTCACGCGTTGTTCACTTGATGGCGTCTGAACTGGGATGTGACGAGGAGGGCGAGGCCTATGAGGAGGCCCCAGAATGCGGCTCCGATTCCGGCGACGGTGATGCCGGATGCGGTGGTGACGAATGCCGCTGTCGCCGGTTCGCGATAGCGGATATCGCTTAAGGCTGTTGTCAATGCTCCGCCTAGAGCGGGCAGGAGTGCGAGGCCTGCGACGCCTTCGATCAGCAGGGGCGGCGCGGCGATGAGAAGTGCTGTCGCGGCGGCGGCGGCGAGGCCCAGGACGACGTACAGCACGCCCGCGGTCGTGGCGGCGATCCAGCGGCGGCGGGGGTCGCGGTGTGCGTCGGGGCTGGCCGCCAGGGCGGCGGTGATGGCGGCGAAGTTGATGGCGATGCCGCCGAAGGGGGCGCCGAGGGCCGTCGCCGCGCCGGTGCCCATCAGGACTTCGCGGATCGGGGGTTCGTAGCCGTAGCTGCGCATCACCGCGATGCCCGCGAGGTTTTGGGACGCCATCGTCACCAGGTACAGCGGCAGTCCGAGGCTTATCAGGGTTCCGATATCCAGGCGCGGCGTGGTGGCGGTCAGCGTCGGGAGCAGGCCGCCGGTCAGATGGCCGCGCGTGGACGGGTCGAGCGCGAGGCCGATGAAGGCTGCGGCGAGAGCGGCCGGAGTAGCCCACCGCTTGGCGAAGCGCCCCAGCACGACCCACACCGCGAGCGCCGGCAACGCCAAACGCGGCAGACGCACCGCTGCTTGGGCGGACTCGAAACAGATCGGCGCGATCACCCCGGCGAGCATCGCGGCGGAAATCGCCGCGGGGATGGTCGCGATCCACCGCGTCAGCGTGCGCGAGAACCCGGTGATGACGATCAGCAGCCCCGCCAAGGCAAACGCGCCAAGCGCTTCGCGGTAGCCGCTCGCCCCTCCATGTCCGGAATGCACACGTCCCGCGCCGATACTCACGAGCAGCGCCGCGCCAGGCGTCGACCAAGCGATGCTGATCGGCATCCGGTGGCGGACGCTGAATACGACCCCTGCGACGCCCATCGAGACGCTGAGCACCAACAGCCCCGACGCTGCTTGACGTTCAGTGGCTCCGATCGCCCGCAACCCGGCGATGACAACCGCGAACGAACTTGTGAAACCAACAAGCGCCGTGACAACGCCGGCTCCGAACGTCGGCCCTAGCCCGTCGTCACCCCGGCTGCGATCGGTGTCGCCACCGTCGCCGCCGCCGACAGCGACAACGGCATCCTCAACCTCAACCCCGGCAGCCCCAACGCCCCCACCCTGCTCACCACCCACGACGGACCTCCC
This window harbors:
- a CDS encoding benzoate/H(+) symporter BenE family transporter, which translates into the protein MGGEQGGGVGAAGVEVEDAVVAVGGGDGGDTDRSRGDDGLGPTFGAGVVTALVGFTSSFAVVIAGLRAIGATERQAASGLLVLSVSMGVAGVVFSVRHRMPISIAWSTPGAALLVSIGAGRVHSGHGGASGYREALGAFALAGLLIVITGFSRTLTRWIATIPAAISAAMLAGVIAPICFESAQAAVRLPRLALPALAVWVVLGRFAKRWATPAALAAAFIGLALDPSTRGHLTGGLLPTLTATTPRLDIGTLISLGLPLYLVTMASQNLAGIAVMRSYGYEPPIREVLMGTGAATALGAPFGGIAINFAAITAALAASPDAHRDPRRRWIAATTAGVLYVVLGLAAAAATALLIAAPPLLIEGVAGLALLPALGGALTTALSDIRYREPATAAFVTTASGITVAGIGAAFWGLLIGLALLVTSQFRRHQVNNA